The DNA segment TCGGCGAGCGCATCTACCACGCCCACGCCAAGGACACGGAGATCCTGGCGGCCGGACGTGACCAGTTCGGCATCTACGGCCGGCAGTTGAGCAGCACCAGCCCGGCCAACTGGTGGCGCTATCGCCTCCCCGGCTACGGCGCCATCGACTGGGCCCGCTATCTGGATACCCTCTACCAGGTGGGCTATGACGGCGTGCTGAGCGTGGAACACGAAGATCCGGTGTGGGACGCCACCCCCGAACTGGCCTTCCGTGGCTTAAAGCTGGCCCGCCAGTTCCTCCTGCCGTTCCTGGCGTAGGAGCGGAGGTCACCCATCCCTGTGTGACAGGGATGCCGGGTACGCGCTGGCCCCCATGTCCGACCGGGAGGCCGGATCCGCGACATGGGCGCGAACCCACCGATGCATCGCGCATCGGCTGACCGCTGGGCACATGGACGTCGGTACTCTGCGGTGTTTTTGTGTGAAGTCACAGCGGATTGCAGTTGGAGGTTGATTCAGCCAACACCTCCACATCAACCTCCAACCTGCAATCTCCCCAATCTTCAATCTTCAATCTTTAACCGAACCCTCACCGCTGGTCCAGGGGCACGTAGTCCCTGGCTTCTTCGCCCAGGTAGACCTGGCGAGGGCGGGCGATACGCTGCTCCGGATCGGTGACCAGCTCCACCCACTGGGCCAGCCAGCCCGGCGCCCGACCCAGGGCGAAGAGCACGGTGAACATGTCCGTGGGGAAGCGCATGGCCTTGTAGATGATGCCGCTGTAGAAGTCCACGTTGGGGTAGAGCTTGCGGGAGATGAAGTACTCGTCGTTCAGGGCTACCTCTTCCAGCTTCAGGGCAATGTCCAGCAAGGGGTCGGTGCCGGTCACCTCGAAGACGTCGTAGGCGATCTTCTTGATGATGCGGGCCCGGGGGTCGTAGTTCTTGTAGACCCGGTGGCCGAAGCCCATGAGCCGGAATTCGCCCTTCTTCACCCGCTCGATGTAGGACGGCACATTCTTCACATCGCCGATTTCGGTCAACATGCGCACCACGGCCTCATTGGCGCCGCCGTGGAGGGGGCCGAAGAGGGCCGCGGCCGCGCCGCTCATGGCGCTGTAGGGGTCGGCCTTGGCCGAACCGATGCTGCGCATGACCGAGGTGGAGCAGTTCTGCTCGTGATCCGCGTGGAGGATAAAGAGCACATCCAACGCCTTGGCCAGCACCGGATTCACCTCGTAGGGGGTCTGGTTCATGTAGTCCAACATGTAGAGGAAGTTGGTGGTGTAATCCAGTTCGCTGCGGGGGTAGTTGTACGGCCGGCCGATGCGGTGGCGATAGGCGAAGGCCGCCACGGTGGGCAGCTTGCCCAGGATGCGCAAGATCTGCTTGTTCCGCACCGCGGGGTCATCCACATTCCGGGCTTCCGGATGGAAGGTGGAGAGGATGGAGAGGGCGCTGATGAGCATGCTCATGGGGTGGGCGTCGTAGCGGAAGGCCTCCAACATGCGGGCCAGGTTTTGGTGGACGAAGGTGTGGTGGAGGACGTCGTACACCCACTTTTCGTACTGCTCTTTAGTGGGCAACTCCCCGTAGATCAGGAGGTAGGCCACTTCCAGAAAGGTGCTCTTCTCGGCCAGCTGCTCGATGGGGTAGCCCCGGTAGCGCAGGATGCCCTTTTCGCCGTCGATGTAGGTGATGGTGCTTTTGCAGGAGGCGGTGTTGGCATAGCCCGGGTCGTAGGTCATCAGGCCAAAATCTTCCGGATCCACCTTGATCTGGCGCAGGGCCATGGCCGGGATGGTGCCGTGTTCGATGGGGATCTCGTAGCTCTTGCCCGTGCGGTTATCGGTGATGGTCAGGGTATTCTTGCTCATGAAATGACTCCTGGTATGATGAACTTTTTGTGGACGTTTTAAGGATCCATCGTCCAACCGGGCTGGGGACGATGGGGGGCATGGCGGGCCGCCGACCATAGAAATGGCCGGCCACGGGCCAACGCCCACGGCGACTCAGGATTCATCCTCCACCGGGTAGGGGAGGGGCTTGCCCTGGACGCCGGCGATCAGGTTTTCGGCTGCGATCAGGGCCATCTTGGTGCGGGTGGCCACCGACGCGCTGGCAATGTGGGGCAGGACCACACAGTTGGGTAGCTGGAGCAGGGGATGATCCACCGGCAATGGCTCGGGCTCGGTTACGTCCAGCCCGGCGGCCAGGATCTCCCCGTTGACCAGCGCCTGATACAGGGCTTCCTGATCCACCACCGGGCCCCGGCTGGTGTTGATCAGGATCGCGGTCTTCTTCATCTTGCGGAATTTCTCGGCGTCGAACAGGTGGTAGGTGCTGGCGTTGAGGCGGGGATGCAGGGTGATGAAGTCACACTCGGCCAGAAGGGTGTCCATGTCCACGTAGGTGGCGCCCAGCTCATCGGCCACCTCGGGCCGGGGGCGGACGTCGTGGTAGAGGATCCGGCAGTTGAAGCCCCGCAGCCGGCGGGCCACTGCCCGGCCGATCCGTCCTAGCCCCACGATGCCCACCGTGCTGCCGTGGACATCCTGGCCCGCCATCCACATGGGTTTCCAGGTGGTCCATTCCCCCCGACGGATGGCGTCGATGGCTTCGGGGATGCGCCTGGCCGTGGCCAGGAGCAGGGCCACGGCCAGGTCCGCGGTGGTCTCGGTGAGGACGCCGGGGGTGTTGCCCACCGCGATGTTGCGCCGGCGGCAGGCAGCCACGTCGATGTGGTCATATCCCACAGACAGGGTACTGACCACCCGCAGGTTGCTGCCTGCCGCGTCCAACAGCTCTTCGTCGATCCGTTCGGTCAAAAGGCAGTAGAGCCCGTCGATGCCCCGCACCCATTCCAGCAACGTCTCCCGGGGGATAGGGTCGTCCGAGTCCCACTGGCGCACCTGGCAGACCTCCTGGACCCGGGCCAGGCCCGCCTCTGGAATGCGCCGGGTGATGACCACGTTGGGCTTG comes from the Litorilinea aerophila genome and includes:
- a CDS encoding citrate synthase, which encodes MSKNTLTITDNRTGKSYEIPIEHGTIPAMALRQIKVDPEDFGLMTYDPGYANTASCKSTITYIDGEKGILRYRGYPIEQLAEKSTFLEVAYLLIYGELPTKEQYEKWVYDVLHHTFVHQNLARMLEAFRYDAHPMSMLISALSILSTFHPEARNVDDPAVRNKQILRILGKLPTVAAFAYRHRIGRPYNYPRSELDYTTNFLYMLDYMNQTPYEVNPVLAKALDVLFILHADHEQNCSTSVMRSIGSAKADPYSAMSGAAAALFGPLHGGANEAVVRMLTEIGDVKNVPSYIERVKKGEFRLMGFGHRVYKNYDPRARIIKKIAYDVFEVTGTDPLLDIALKLEEVALNDEYFISRKLYPNVDFYSGIIYKAMRFPTDMFTVLFALGRAPGWLAQWVELVTDPEQRIARPRQVYLGEEARDYVPLDQR
- a CDS encoding 2-hydroxyacid dehydrogenase; the encoded protein is MSKPNVVITRRIPEAGLARVQEVCQVRQWDSDDPIPRETLLEWVRGIDGLYCLLTERIDEELLDAAGSNLRVVSTLSVGYDHIDVAACRRRNIAVGNTPGVLTETTADLAVALLLATARRIPEAIDAIRRGEWTTWKPMWMAGQDVHGSTVGIVGLGRIGRAVARRLRGFNCRILYHDVRPRPEVADELGATYVDMDTLLAECDFITLHPRLNASTYHLFDAEKFRKMKKTAILINTSRGPVVDQEALYQALVNGEILAAGLDVTEPEPLPVDHPLLQLPNCVVLPHIASASVATRTKMALIAAENLIAGVQGKPLPYPVEDES